In the Periophthalmus magnuspinnatus isolate fPerMag1 chromosome 4, fPerMag1.2.pri, whole genome shotgun sequence genome, one interval contains:
- the ncbp2as2 gene encoding protein NCBP2AS2 has protein sequence MLGRMLYSLLNNLQVVEKLAESRPIRRAAQITAYAITKAQIAGQDATRRVLRSETLKQVRQEAGQVPQDIGQVGSRLKRVGDTFINEVKEGLKDGSRHIKK, from the exons ATGCTGGGTCGTATGCTGTACTCGCTCCTGAACAACCTCCAG GTTGTGGAGAAGCTAGCAGAGTCTCGGCCCATTCGCAGAGCGGCTCAGATCACAGCTTACGCCATCACTAAAGCACAGATTGCAGGGCAGGATGCGACAAGGCGGGTACTCCGGTCCGAGACACTGAAGCAGGTGCGACAGGAGGCCGGTCAGGTGCCGCAGGACATCGGGCAGGTGGGCTCCCGTCTCAAGAGAGTGGGAGATACGTTCATAAATGAGGTGAAAGAGGGGCTAAAGGATGGCTCCAGGCACATCAAGAAATAA